The following proteins are co-located in the Scomber scombrus chromosome 2, fScoSco1.1, whole genome shotgun sequence genome:
- the LOC134000745 gene encoding uncharacterized protein LOC134000745 encodes MITMRTKAILLLTSFMFINLPPASSAANATENSTAPAPSTTNVVASSATTLIVTNVTQQTNTTPTSSSLTPTTVSFSSMTSQRDLVSSSAPANNTPTSTSNPSNTKLWLLIILLSIIVLMLFVGCIHALIGRHSTQDSSAPRLLLGVRERLRAGINNLGDQMGLRLWPERRRVGEDDKEAEQRLGDAKEERDDGAEGGSSGVRNEEHLERKEEVSDSSDDYSSMEGDDLRERALNRREEEEKKQNRNEDGEETSSVNEADQCAVEVDSNAGNWGGSEEIVLVNSPQEDDEEDHRDVTVL; translated from the exons ATGA TCACCATGAGGACCAAGGCCATCCTACTTCTGACTTCATTCATGTTCATTAACCTGCCTCCTGCATCCTCTGCTGCCAATGCCACAGAAAACAGCACTGCTCCAGCACCTTCCACCACCAACGTGGTAGCATCTTCTGCTACTACGCTAATAGTGACAAATGTCACACAACAAACTAACACCACACCGACATCATCATCTTTGACACCGACAACAGTGTCATTTTCCTCAATGACCAGCCAACGTGACCTAGTTTCCTCTTCAGCACCAGCCAACAACACACCCACATCCACCAGCAATCCCTCTAACACCAAGCTCTGGCTTTTAATCATTCTGTTGTCCATCATTGTGTTAATGCTGTTTGTGGGATGCATCCACGCATTGATAGGCCGGCATTCAACTCAGGACAGCTCCGCCCCCAGGCTCCTACTGGGTGTGAGGGAGAGGCTGAGGGCTGGGATCAATAACCTGGGGGACCAGATGGGGCTTCGCCTCTggccagagaggaggagagtagGGGAGGATGACAAGGAGGCAGAGCAAAGACTGGGAGATGCtaaggaagagagagatgatggGGCAGAAGGAGGTAGTAGTGGAGTAAGGAATGAAGAACATCTGGAGCGCAAGGAGGAAGTCAGTGACTCTTCAGATGACTACTCAAGCATGGAGGGAGATGACCTGAGGGAGAGAGCGCTgaacagaagggaggaagaagagaagaagcagAACAGGAATGAGGACGGGGAGGAAACAAGTAGTGTGAATGAAGCAGACCAATGTGCTGTGGAGGTAGACAGCAATGCTGGCAACTGGGGAGGTTCAGAAGAGATAGTACTGGTAAACTCTCCAcaggaagatgatgaagaggatcaTCGTGATGTTACCGTCCTGTAG
- the LOC133987779 gene encoding NADH dehydrogenase [ubiquinone] iron-sulfur protein 8, mitochondrial-like — translation MAARLHLLYSMSRPGTLVASQNLVRSFSLSAQREGFKYVNAQEIPTDMKSITDRAAQTLLWTELFRGLGMTMSYLFREPATINYPFEKGPLSPRFRGEHALRRYPSGEERCIACKLCEAICPAQAISIEAETRGDGSRRTTRYDIDMTKCIYCGFCQEACPVDAIVEGPNFEFSTETHEELLYNKEKLLNNGDKWEAEIAANIQADYLYR, via the exons ATGGCTGCAAGACTGCATTTACTTTACTCCATGTCAAGGCCAG GCACTTTAGTGGCCAGCCAGAATCTAGTGAGGTCCTTCAGTTTGTCTGCACAAAGGGAAGGATTCA aGTATGTGAATGCCCAGGAGATCCCTACAGACATGAAATCCATCACAGACAGAGCTGCCCAGACGCTGCTGTGGACAGAACTGTTCAGAG GTCTGGGCATGACTATGAGCTACCTGTTCAGAGAACCTGCCACCATCAACTACCCATTTGAGAAGGGACCTCTGTCACCTCGCTTCAGAGGAGAACATGCCCTGCGCAG GTATCCTTCAGGAGAGGAGCGCTGCATCGCTTGCAAGCTGTGTGAAGCTATCTGTCCAGCCCAG gCCATCAGCATTGAAGCAGAGACTCGCGGTGACGGCAGCAGGAGGACGACTCGCTATGACATCGACATGACCAAATGCATCTACTGCGGTTTCTGTCAGGAGGCGTGTCCTGTGGATGCTAtcgtagag GGTCCGAACTTTGAATTCTCCACTGAAACCCACGAGGAACTGCTCTACAACAAGGAGAAGCTCCTCAACAATGGAGACAAGTGGGAAGCAGAGATAGCTGCCAACATACAAGCTGATTACCTCTAccgatag